A window of the Henckelia pumila isolate YLH828 chromosome 3, ASM3356847v2, whole genome shotgun sequence genome harbors these coding sequences:
- the LOC140887640 gene encoding histone H2A.1 — MKGSGGRKGGGPKKKPVSRSLKAGLQFPVGRIGRYLKKGRYAQRVGTGAPVYMAAVLEYLAAEVLELAGNAARDNKKNRIIPRHVLLAVRNDEELRKLLAGVTIAYGGVLPNINPVLLPKKSERVAEKAPKSPSKAKKSPKKA; from the exons ATGAAAGGATCAGGTGGAAGAAAGGGCGGCGGTCCGAAGAAGAAACCGGTCTCGCGGTCGCTGAAGGCCGGCCTGCAGTTCCCGGTTGGCAGAATCGGTCGGTATCTGAAGAAGGGACGATACGCTCAGCGGGTGGGCACCGGGGCGCCGGTTTACATGGCCGCTGTGCTTGAGTACCTTGCTGCCGAG GTTCTGGAGTTGGCTGGAAATGCAGCAAGAGATAACAAGAAGAACAGGATCATACCAAGACATGTTCTTCTTGCTGTGAGGAACGACGAGGAGCTCCGGAAACTTCTAGCCGGTGTCACGATAGCATATGGTGGAGTGTTGCCTAACATTAACCCTGTCCTCCTACCAAAGAAATCGGAGAGGGTTGCTGAGAAGGCCCCTAAATCTCCGTCGAAGGCCAAGAAATCGCCCAAGAAAGCTTAA